In Zingiber officinale cultivar Zhangliang chromosome 3B, Zo_v1.1, whole genome shotgun sequence, a single window of DNA contains:
- the LOC121967544 gene encoding gibberellin receptor GID1C-like, with amino-acid sequence MAGSNEVNASESKMVVPLHTWVLISNFKLAYNMLRRPDGTFDRHLAEFLDRKVPANASPVNGVVSFDLLIDRTNNLLSRIYRPAPPNHPSPAATPLADLHRSPSPDPFPVIIFYHGGSFAHSSSNTAIYDSLCRRFVSLCGAVVISVDYRRSPEHRYPCAYDDGWAALEWASTQPWLHSGKDSKLRVFLCGDSSGGNIAHHVAVRAAESGVEVSGNILLNPMFGGNRRTESEVRLDGKYFVTIQDRDWYWKAYLPEGADKDHPACNPFGPNGARLEELPFTKSLVIVAGLDLVQDWQLAYAEGLKKAHKDVKLVYRDQATIGFYLLPNTDHFYEVMEEIKNFVTSNL; translated from the exons ATGGCGGGAAGCAACGAGGTGAACGCCAGCGAGTCGAAG ATGGTGGTTCCCCTCCACACTTGGGTTCTAATCTCCAACTTCAAGCTGGCCTACAACATGCTCCGCCGCCCGGACGGCACCTTCGACCGCCACCTCGCTGAATTCCTCGACCGCAAGGTCCCCGCCAACGCCTCCCCAGTCAACGGCGTCGTCTCCTTCGACCTCCTCATCGACCGCACCAACAACCTCCTCTCCCGCATCTACCGCCCTGCCCCCCCAAACCACCCCTCTCCTGCAGCTACTCCCCTCGCCGATCTTCACCGCTCTCCCTCGCCGGACCCGTTCCCGGTGATCATCTTCTACCACGGAGGCAGCTTCGCCCACTCTTCTTCCAACACTGCTATCTACGACTCTCTCTGCCGCCGCTTCGTTTCCCTCTGTGGCGCTGTTGTTATTTCGGTCGATTACCGTCGGTCACCGGAGCACCGCTACCCCTGTGCTTACGACGATGGATGGGCAGCCCTCGAGTGGGCTTCCACTCAACCATGGCTCCACAGCGGCAAGGATTCTAAGCTTCGGGTCTTCCTCTGCGGTGACAGCTCCGGAGGCAACATTGCCCACCATGTAGCTGTGAGAGCCGCAGAGTCGGGGGTCGAAGTCTCCGGGAACATCCTCCTCAACCCCATGTTCGGCGGCAATCGCCGAACTGAGTCGGAGGTGAGACTGGACGGGAAGTACTTTGTCACCATTCAGGACAGAGACTGGTACTGGAAGGCATATCTCCCAGAGGGAGCCGACAAGGACCACCCAGCTTGCAACCCTTTCGGCCCCAACGGTGCGAGGCTCGAAGAGCTTCCCTTCACAAAGAGCCTCGTCATAGTCGCCGGATTGGACCTCGTTCAGGACTGGCAACTAGCCTACGCCGAGGGCTTGAAGAAAGCTCACAAGGACGTGAAGCTCGTCTACCGCGATCAGGCCACCATTGGGTTCTACCTGTTGCCAAACACTGACCATTTCTATGAAgtaatggaggagatcaagaactTCGTCACTTCTAACCTATAG